The region GATTGGGTTGCGGTTCTTGAGGGTCGGTAAATTCGTGCCGTAATCATTGTCGTGGCTCTCGTTTCGTTGCCAGGGCGAAGCAAATCGCAGGCCCATGAGTTGGGGTTATCCCAAATACCGCCGCTTTCGAGATCCGGCCGGTCATATTAGTGGCCGGGGCAGCGTTTCCGATGCCCCTAACTCGTTCCCATTTCTGGGTTGCCCCGGGAGTGACCGGCCACTGGGAAGACTTCAGAAACTTGAATGTGAGCCCGCATCACAAAGCGCCTAGTTGACGGCCTGAAGCCGACAGGAACCGATTACTACGTCTTCGACACCGACACAATCGGCTTTGCGGTACAGGCCCTCACGACCGGTGGGATGAGGTACCTCGTGCGGAACAAGGCGGGCAGCAGTCGCACGCTCACATAGTCACGGCGGTTCGGGCTCGCGGTCTCACTGGTGGTTCTGTAGCCAAGGAGATTAAGAAAATCAGTTACAACGGGTAACGGTTTCCGGCATGGATGGAGCTGAGGTCCCATGTTGGACGGGTACTGCAACTCATAGCAACGGATCGAGCATCCGGGCGACGCCTTCGAGCGTGTCTCGAAAGGTCGAAACGGCCGGAACCCCTTTTTGCATTGTGTCATGCAGAGTCTCAATCCAGTTGGCTACCGCGCCGACTTGATCGGCGCCATAGACGATGGCGTTTGCCTCGAAGTTCAAAAACAGGCTGCGCGGGTCGATGTTGACAGAGCCGACCATGGCGAGTGCGTCGTCGACGACGACAATTTTCGCATGCACCATGCCGCCGATAAAGCGGATCACGCTCACGCCCGCGGCCGCCGCGTCGCGGAGCGGCTGGCCGCGAGCAAGGTCCGCAATAAAATGGTTCGATGGGTCTGGAACATAGACCCGCACGTCGACACCGCGATGAGCCGCAAGGGCAAGCGCCCCTGCGAGCCCATCTGGCGGGATGAAATAGGGCGTCACGATCCAAAAGCGCCGCCGCGCCGCGAATGCGGCCGAGACGATGGCCGCGTAAACGGGATCACCCGGCACATCCGGTCCCGAAGGCGCGATCTGCACCACGGCTTCGCCTGCGGCGGTCGCTGGTTCCGAGGCCGGGTCAATGCGCTTGCCGGTGACGAAGCGCCAATCCGCGGCGAAGATTGCGGCATAATCGCGAACTGCCGGACCCTCGAGCAGAAAGGACAAGTCGCGCCAGCGCTTCGAGTCAGACGTCGGCCCCATATATTCAACCGCGACATTGGCGCCGCCGGCCACCGCCCTCTGATCGTCGGCAATCAGCATCTTGCGATGGTTGCGCATGTTGGTGCGAGTGAAATGCACGAGACGCACGGGAAGAAAAAACGCGACGTCTCCACCAGCCCGGATCAAGGGATCGAGCGAGCGCCTCGATGTATGAAACGATCCTACGCCGTCGAGCAGCAAGCGCACTTCGACACCGGCCCGCGCGCGGCGCGCCAGTGCCTCGATAACGGCAAGCCCAACCGGGTCCGGATGCAGGATGAAGCTCGCCATGTGAACGCGCTTCTCCGCGCTTTCGATCGTCTCGATGAAGCGGTTGAAAATATCGACGCCATCGACGCAGAGCGAAAAGCGATTCCTGGACTGTGCCCTCGGCAGGCCGTAGCTCTGCAACAATTGGTCGGCTCCGGCTTGGCCAGGCGGGAGCGCCGCCGCCGGCGGGGCCAAGCCGAGCGGAGGTTTCAGCATCAAGGCGGCGCTAAGCTTCCGTCCGCCAAAAACGAGATAGGCTGGGATGCCGATCCAAGGGATGAGCAAGATCGCCAATAGCCACGCCGTCGTGCTGGTAGCGGAGCGGCGCTGGCGCACCATGCGCGAAACGAGAACCAGCGTCATAGCCACGCCGGCAATCATCGATAAATGAGAAGCGATCACCGATCCAAGCATGAGAGTCCCCAAAATGATCTGCGTCAGTTGAACATGATCGTGCCATTGGCGGCAAGCGAGCCAGCGTCCAGCCGAAGTCAGTTAGTCTCGACTAGCATGTTCTATTCGGGGCGCTTGGGCTCATAGCGTCTGCGAAATCCGAGACTCTCGTGTCATGGAAACTTTATCACACTGGCGCACTTCCACGAATCGGGGGATGCTCCGCCCAAGAGACATCTTCCACTCGACCCGTGCGCGCCGGAGCAAATACAATTATCTAGATCACTGCTGAATGATGACGACCACAGGATTTCGCGCGAGCACCACTTTTGCCCACTTGAGGCTCCACGCGCGGCCGGTTTCTTCAGCATAGAATCCGGCACCGGTACCAAGCCTAAAGAAGCACCGATGGATCTCGAACGGTTGATACAGCTCAGCTCGTCTACCCTACCTGAGCCGAAGTGTCGCTGTGTGAGTGAACGTCTGGCTTTGCGGTTTCCATCGCAAGCGTCAGGATTTCAGCATTGGTCTCCTCGCGACGAATCCGGGCTCACTGGCGGCGTATCCAGCGCGCAAAATTCGCTTCGGTCTGCCACCCAGCACCAGCCTGAGGTGATGGACGATGTGATCGAGCTGCGCAGTGCGTCGTGCCCTACCCGCCGCTGTCACTGTCGGAATCTCCGGCCATGCCGCACTGGACAGGGCTCTCATGAGTGTAAGGCTATAATCGAGGCACGTGTGCCCGTGTGCCCTATTTGGGACTTACCGAATGCCCGCATATCAGGCATCTACCAATCATCGTTGCATGTTTTATCTGCAAATTTATACCAGCTTAAGGCAATTGATCATGAAGAAACGAATTCAAGTTCTTGGTTTGGTTGCGAGCTCATGGACAGCTAGTGCCGCGTCTGGTTTCGCGGCGGACGGGTTGCGGCCCGGCGGCGGTGCGCCGGCACCAGAAATGGGCGCCACAGCGCTTGGGCTTCTCTTTGCGTGTGGCCTTGCTTTATACCTCCTAAGACGCCGTCATGGGTAAACGAAAAAACGGACGAATTGAACTCCCCTTGACGGGCTAACGCAAATTCTTGGTTTCTCAGATCGAAGCGAATTCGAACTGGGGAGCGAAAGGGTAGCCTACGCGTCGTAGCGTGCATCACGTCTGAGAAAATCATGAAATTAGATTTTCAACCGATCGGAACATATGTGAGATGTTCCGTACAGAAAATCATGTCGAGAAAATCATTCGGCCAAGGTCGATTTGCGGCTGCCTCGCTGAAGCTGGATGATGCGGGAGTCCTGCTTTTCTATACCTTTGCCCTTCTCGCCGTCGGTGCCGTTCAGCGTTTGCTTGATGCTGCGCAAAAGCCTGCCTTCGACGTCATCGCTATGCACGAAGTCAATGCTGGCGAGCTTCTCGCATTCATCGCGATCTACGCGGTCTTAAAATCTAAAGTCGAAGCCGTTCGTCTCTCTAAAGTCGATTTTGTCATAATCTCGTCCTGTGCGATGTTTTTCCTGTTTCCAAAGCAGAGCTTGCCATTTGTGGGCGCCACTATCGCCGGTATCTACTTTTGGCGCCGACGTCCGTACAACGGGCAGCTTGTGTCAGTCGGGCAGCTTTGGTTGGCGATTTCCGTTTACCGCTTCTGGGGCCGTCTGTTTTTTCAAGTCGTTTGTGCGCCGATTATACAAGCGGAGGTCTTTGTCGTTGCGAAAGCCGGCCAATTGCTTGGGTTTGGACTTACCTTGGATGGAATCCGCCTAAACTCACCAAATGGATGGTTCGTCTACCTTATGGATGGCTGTTCCTCATTCCACAATGCCTCACTTGCGGTGCTTGTCTGGTTATCTCTCATCAAGTTGGCTGGATCGAAGGTAAGCGGCTCGAAGTTAATGGCGCTAGTGATCGGTATTTTGGTGATCGTTTGCCTTAACGCGCTCCGCATT is a window of Methylocapsa sp. D3K7 DNA encoding:
- a CDS encoding phospholipase D-like domain-containing protein, with amino-acid sequence MLGSVIASHLSMIAGVAMTLVLVSRMVRQRRSATSTTAWLLAILLIPWIGIPAYLVFGGRKLSAALMLKPPLGLAPPAAALPPGQAGADQLLQSYGLPRAQSRNRFSLCVDGVDIFNRFIETIESAEKRVHMASFILHPDPVGLAVIEALARRARAGVEVRLLLDGVGSFHTSRRSLDPLIRAGGDVAFFLPVRLVHFTRTNMRNHRKMLIADDQRAVAGGANVAVEYMGPTSDSKRWRDLSFLLEGPAVRDYAAIFAADWRFVTGKRIDPASEPATAAGEAVVQIAPSGPDVPGDPVYAAIVSAAFAARRRFWIVTPYFIPPDGLAGALALAAHRGVDVRVYVPDPSNHFIADLARGQPLRDAAAAGVSVIRFIGGMVHAKIVVVDDALAMVGSVNIDPRSLFLNFEANAIVYGADQVGAVANWIETLHDTMQKGVPAVSTFRDTLEGVARMLDPLL